The Zalophus californianus isolate mZalCal1 chromosome 7, mZalCal1.pri.v2, whole genome shotgun sequence genome includes a region encoding these proteins:
- the H1-1 gene encoding histone H1.1 codes for MSETAPPVPATSTPPEKPAAGKKAKRPAKAAAAAKRKPAGPSVSELIVQAVSSSKERSGVSLAALKKALAAAGYDVEKNNSRIKLGLKSLVSKGTLVQTKGTGASGSFKLNKKAASGEAKANPTKVAKAKVTGASKKPKKVTATVKKAVKTPKKAKKPAVAKKSSKKPKVVKPKKVAKSPAKAKAVKPKAAKAKVTKPKTAAKPKKAAPKKKIMRTSSLPLFI; via the exons ATGTCTGAGACCGCGCCGCCCGTGCCGGCCACCTCCACTCCCCCCGAGAAGCCTGCGGCTGGCAAGAAAGCCAAGAGGCCGGCCAAGGCTGCGGCTGCTGCCAAGAGGAAGCCCGCGGGCCCCTCCGTGTCGGAGCTGATCGTGCAGGCGGTGTCGTCTTCCAAGGAGCGCAGCGGCGTGTCCCTGGCCGCGCTCAAGAAGGCGCTCGCGGCCGCCGGCTACGACGTGGAGAAGAACAACAGCCGCATCAAGCTGGGCCTCAAGAGCCTGGTGAGCAAGGGCACCCTGGTGCAGACCAAGGGCACCGGCGCCTCGGGCTCCTTCAAGCTCAACAAGAAGGCGGCCTCGGGGGAGGCTAAGGCCAACCCCACGAAGGTGGCGAAGGCCAAGGTGACGGGCGCTTCTAAAAAACCTAAGAAGGTCACGGCGACTGTTAAAAAAGCTGTTAAGACTCCGAAAAAGGCCAAAAAGCCGGCTGTGGCCAAGAAGTCGTCCAAGAAGCCCAAGGTTGTGAAGCCTAAGAAAGTAGCCAAGAGTCCTGCCAAAGCCAAGGCTGTTAAGCCCAAGGCGGCCAAGGCGAAGGTGACCAAGCCAAAGACGGCAGCCAAGCCCAAAAAGGCCGCACCCAAGAAAAA GATAATGCGAACAAGTTCTCTACCGCTGTTCATTTAG
- the LOC113926866 gene encoding histone H3.1, translated as MARTKQTARKSTGGKAPRKQLATKAARKSAPATGGVKKPHRYRPGTVALREIRRYQKSTELLIRKLPFQRLVREIAQDFKTDLRFQSSAVMALQEACEAYLVGLFEDTNLCAIHAKRVTIMPKDIQLARRIRGERA; from the coding sequence ATGGCTCGCACGAAGCAGACAGCCCGCAAGTCGACCGGCGGCAAGGCCCCGCGCAAGCAGCTGGCCACCAAGGCGGCCCGCAAGAGCGCGCCGGCCACCGGCGGCGTCAAGAAGCCGCACCGCTACCGGCCCGGCACGGTGGCCCTGCGCGAGATCCGGCGCTACCAGAAGTCCACCGAGCTGCTGATCCGCAAGCTGCCGTTCCAGCGGCTGGTGCGCGAGATCGCGCAGGACTTCAAGACCGACCTGCGCTTCCAGAGCTCGGCCGTCATGGCCCTGCAGGAGGCGTGCGAGGCCTACCTGGTGGGGCTCTTCGAGGACACCAACCTGTGCGCCATCCACGCCAAGCGCGTCACCATCATGCCCAAGGACATCCAGCTGGCGCGCCGCATTCGCGGGGAGAGGGCGTAA